The genomic region GTTTATTAGTTTTGGCAACGTCCACGGGTCTTTTGCATGCTTCCTGAAAGCATAGGCTATACCTTTTGCACTGAGGGGATCACCAATAACCGATACTCTAACACCGTATTCCCTCAGGAACATCTCAAGAACCGGGGTAGCTTCACCAAAGGGTCTTCCACTTATCGACCGCAGTCTCGAAACCATGGATTCCATATCATCCTGTGACAGGTAAATGTTGGAAATACATTCTTCTCCGTCAAGAACTACATGAACGGGATTCTGGTCTGCCGGTGCGTTTACATAGACGTCTGTAACACGCTCGTCTGATAGCAAATCCTCAAGGATGCCAAGTCCAGTTGTGTACTTTGTAAGAAGATCACAGCAGAGTTTAATCTTTGCAGGGTCGGATATTATTTCCTCGGCATCTTTCTCATCGAGTAGGAACTGCTTACTAAGCCTGTGGAAATACTCCCTTGAACTACCAGAGTCTGCAAATTGGAGATCTGCAGGCCGGTGAGAAATCATCTTTTTCCTGATTCTTTCTATCAGTTTCAGTTCCTTCTCTTCAAGTGAATACTCAACCGGATTTATTATGTACATTTTTTCCGGACGGTCTGTCAGCTGGTATATATTAACCGGCAGGTTTCTTTCATCCTGGTAACAAATGTCGTAACATTCAAGAAATAATGTATTGTCCGGTGGTTCGGTGTATATTCTGGATGTTGAAAAGGGAGGTCTGACATAGGAACGCAGATGGCTTTCATAATCGATAGCATAACCTTCGTCACCAGTTCTGTCTGTTATCGTGTGGAGATTTATGGATTTTTCAGATACTGTTCCTGCATTACAGGTAATCCTTTCGGATATTGCTTTCATTTCCAGCAAAGTGCTGAGAAATCTCTGTCTGCAGAGTGAACATTCATTCCGAATATCAAAGCAACTGTCTTTTGATTCGCTGTATTCTGCTAGCTTTTCAATTGTATAACATGTTTTTAATGGATCAGTTCCTGCAGTTGAGATTATTGAATCCATAATCATTGTGTGTTCTTTTTTGCAGAGACTGGAATTGTCACAGCTTTCAGTTGTGAACCTGGAATTTCTATATGGTATCAGCTTATCCTGCAAGCCTGCCATGAGATAAATTGCATCCAGGGCTCCGCTTTCATAATCTCTTTCGTATAGATTTGCAAGTGTAAGTCTTTCAACAGCAGGCTCTTTTCTAAGTATCTGAAAAATATTCATTCTGCAATGTTCGTTTTGCAGGCTGGATTCATGTTCACATTCACTACAATCAATTGTGATGTTTCTGCTGCTTCTGGAAACTTTCAACCTGTAAGGGCAGAGTTCATCTTTTTCCGATTTTTTTCCTGTCAGCAAATTAAATCTGGAAGTTAATTTGCTAATCATGTCGTTGGTCTTTCTTTTTTCAAGGTCTTTTGCCGGAACTATGCCTGCAAGTATCATCTCTTCTTCAGGTAAGATCATTTGCATTTGCGGATAATCTGTGCTATCTTCTATCATGTCAGAACTATTATTTAAGTCACTATTCGCTATGCAGGTAGTTTTTCTTTTTTTTAGTACCACGTTTTTCACCACCCATGAAGTTTTTTCAAATGAAAAACGAATATATTAAAAGTTTTCTAAATTAAATTTTAAGTATTTACTTATTTATGAACTTATTTTTTAGATGACTTTTAGAAGGGTTTGATATCACCGGGTATTGGAATAAGATTTTCAGCAACAAGCGTTAATACAATACTTTCACATTACTTCCCACTGGGTTTTATACTCCCGAATCATATTATCTTTAAAGACCGGAGGTCTGCATGGGTATATACACCGTATCACAGCTAAATGAGCACATAAAAAAGGTTCTTACAAGCGATCCACAACTATCTCAAGTGTGGGTTCGCGGTGAAATATCGAACCTTACTAAACATAGCTCCGGTCATCATTATTTCACTCTGAAGGATGGAAACGCACAGATAAGCTGCGTAAGTTTCAGGATGACCAACAGGACACTTAAATTCGAACCTGAGTCTTCGATGAAAGTCCTTGTATTCGGAACTGTTGACGTTTACACTGTCCGTGGCCAGTATCAGCTCAGGGTTCTTGATATGCGTCCTGATGGAATCGGTGAGCTTTACAAGGCATACGAACAGCTCAGGAACAGGTTACAGGAAGAAGGTTTGTTCGATGTGGTGCACAAGAAGAAGATTCCTCAGTATCCTTCAAAGATTGGTGTAATTACGTCACCCACCGGGGCAGCAATCCATGATATACTTCACGTACTAAGGCGCAGGTTCCCTGTGGATATCCTGCTAAGTCCGGCGATAGTGCAGGGTGAAAATTCCGCAGAGAGCATTGTAAAAGCTCTTGAATATCTAAACCGGACTGATGTAGATATGATTATCCTGGGGAGGGGTGGTGGTTCTCTGGAAGACCTGTGGTCTTTTAATGAAGAGGTAGTTGCAAGGGCTATATTTGAATCCGGGATTCCTGTAATATCGGCTGTGGGTCATGAAACGGATTATACAATATCAGATTTTGTGGCAGATGTACGGGCCCCAACGCCATCAGCAGCAGCCGAAATTGCAGTTCCTGAAAAGACTGACCTGAATAAACACGTAGAATCTATGATATTACGTATGCAGCAGGCTGCAATACATCTTATTGCTGATAAGCGGCATCATGTTGGCTATCTTTATTCGCGTATAGAGCCGGAAAGATTTGTGGAGATCCTGAGACGGGATATGCAGAGGGTTGATGAACTAAGTTCCCGCATAGAGATGGCTTTTGGAAGAGCAATGGAATCCAGGCATGCTTCACTTAGCGGACTTGCAGGCAGGCTGAATGCAGTAAGTCCTCTGAACACTCTTGAACGTGGTTACAGTATTGCTTTGAAAAGTGAGAATCATGCTGTGATCAGAAGTGTTGGTGATGTGAAGACTGATGATTCGGTCGATGTAAGACTAATGGATGGTACTCTTGAGTGCAAAGTAATGGGTACTAGGTCAGAGAAGGGAAATAATTGCAATGGCGCTAACAGAAATGGTAATGGCTGAAATTATAAGAAACCTGAAAGAACAGGAAGGATTAGGAGCTGAAGTTTATGGCAAGAACTAGAAAAAGTTCTGAAGAAAACACAGATGTTGGGAAACGCCAGATGAGTGATCTTATGAGTAATTCGGCAGATTCAGAAAAACTGGGCTTTGAGGAGTCTCTTGAAGAACTAGAATCTCTGGTTGAGAAACTCGAACGAGGGCAAATGACTCTGGATGAGAGTCTGGGGCTATTTGAGCGTGGCATGAAACTTGCCAGGATATGCAACCAGAAGCTTTCAAAGGCTGAAAGGAAGATTGAGATTCTGATAGAAGAAAATGGTAATCTGAAGACTGAAACTTTTATTGAAGAATAAATCCATTCCGGATAACGGAGGCTTTCTGTGAAAAAAGGATTTGATGGTGAGAAGTACGAGAAGTTCTCGGCACCACAGCAAGAGTGGGGCAGCAAAGTAATGAATGAGCTTGGCCTGAAAGGCGGAGAGCATATCCTTGATCTTGGTTGTGGCAATGGTCTTCTCAGCTCTAAACTTGCAGAAAAGGTTCCAAATGGAAAAGTAATTGGCATTGACAGTTCTTCTTCCATGCTTGAACAGGCAGAGAAACACAAAACTGGCAACCTGGAGTTTTTACTGTGCGATATTACTGATTTGGGATTTGAAAATGAGTTCGATGTTGTGTTCTCAAATGCTGCTCTTCACTGGGTGAAAGATCATTCTCTGGCTCTGGGACACATATACCAGTCAATGAAAAATAGTGCTATCATGAGAGCACAGTTTGCCGGTGAAGGTAATTGTCTGAACCTTGCTTCAATTCTTCAGGATGCAATGTCTTCTCCAGAATTCAAAGATGATTTCAGTTTATTCAAGTGGCCCTGGTATATGCCCGGTGTAGAAGAATACGAACATTTGCTTGCAGAATCAGGTTTTGAGGATATTCGTGTCTGGATGGAGAACGCTGATCGCAATTTTCCGGATGAAGAATCCTATGTTGGATGGATAGACCATCCAGGACTTGTTCCATTTATCTCCCATCTACCGGAGGATAGGGCTGCGCTTTTCAGGGACCATGTTGTCAGAGAAGCAAAGAAGATTGCTGTGCAGGAAGATGGGACGTATTTTGAGTATTTCCGCCGTCTAAATGTATATGCGGTAAAAAAGTAAAATGGCAAATGCTTTAAAGCAATTGTCTGAAATTCTGTTTTGTGTTCTATTTTCCGATTTCAGTTTTCTTCCAGGTATCTCTTACCAAGAAGTATAACGCTGCTTCCGGTGAGAATCACAAGGAAAATTGCTATGATGAGTCCCTCTGTTGTGAAATCCTGCCATGAGTGCACAGAGGCCCATATACCACTTCTTGTGACAAAGGTTGCAAATATAACAAGTATGAAAGATGCAATAGCAAGCAATGGTGCCAGGAATCCGTATTCTCCATATCTTGAACGTGATTGTGCGTGAAGATATGCTGTGGCAGTTATCCATGGTATTAGTGAAGATGTTTCTACAGGGTCCCATGTCCAGTACCATGCTCCCCATCCGAGAACTTCGTATGCCCAGAAACCTCCAAGACCTATTCCAAGTGTAAGGAAAAGCCATGCAATTCTCATCCAGTCTCTTGAGATTAAGGTCCAGCGGCTGTCTTTTGTGATTAAGTTAGCAACAGCAGCTACAAAAGGAATGGTAAATGCTGCATAGCCCAGGAAAAGCATTGGAGGATGGATAGCCATCCATGGGTTTCTCAGGAGAGGATTCATTCCCTGGCCGTATTGTACATCGTAGAGTGTGACAAAAGGATTCCAGTTAGTTGGTTCTATGGAACCTGAGGGCAGAATCCTGAAAGCTGAAAATGGATTGTCTATTACAAGCAGTATCAGGAATACAGATACAATTGCCATTGTTACCATTGTGGTAATGTCCATTAGTTTTGATTCTGCAAACTCCTTTGTGTGGCCGGTGTAACGCACAAACATAAGCATTGCAAGAATTGCCCATGCCCAGAGCAGAAGGGAGCCCTGCTGGCCTGCCCAGAATGCTGAAATGCGGTAGAACCATGAAAGATCGGTACTTGAATGATTATACACGTATTCGTAGGATGCATTCACACCAAGCAGGTGTATAATTAGCATAATTGATGAGAGCGTGATAGCAAGCGTGCAGAGCATTTCAAGCTTCTTTGTCAGTAATCCTGATTTGTGGTCAGAGCTTGTATAATATTTTATTGAAGTAAATGTAGCTCCAAGTCCGCAGATGAAGGATATCCATATAAGTATCATTCCAAAATTCAAATCATCACCTCTTGTCCTTCATTCTTTTTGTTTTACGCTTCTTTATTTCCTGCTGAAGCATGCGGTCGTATTTGTCTTCATTATCTGCGGTATCAGGACGAATTTTTTCTGATGCGGTGCTGGTGGAATGACTCATTTTTTCTTTTTTTCCACGATCAGTAAACAGAAGGACAGCAATGCCTATTACCATGAGGTAGATGCCTCCCCAGAGACAGTTAATGAATGGGACAGTTCTCATGTAAAGATCAATTTCACCGGCAGATTCATCAATAGCTCTTGGAGCGATGAAAAGTTCCTCGGTGAGTCCGCGATTTATGTAAGTGGTTGTGTATGTCTGTCCCCATTTGAAATCGGTGATATAGTTCACTTTACCACTCTTAAAATAACTGCCATCCTTGTAAATATCAAAAATAACCTCAGTAGTGTAAGATGATGCAGGATAGCTCCTGAAAGCTTCTCCGCTGTAGTATGAGTTCATGCTGTTCATCTTAAGTTGGTAGTGTTGTCCACCAAAGCTTATGATTTCATTGGAATCTGAACTTAGGATTGCAGAACCTTCCATTTTCATATTGGAACTAAGGACTATTCCAAGCAGGATCATCAGTATCCCAATGTGAATTACATGTGCGCTGATTTTCCTGATCATTTCTTTAGTTGCAGCATTCTTTCTGCTCATTATCATATTATATATGCGATAAAAGGTTGCCAGCAGGGCTACTATCAGTATTGGCAGGGAAATATCGATAGGAGTATTTCCAAATGGTGATATCACTGCAAAAATAATTGAAAGCAATGCTGAACCCGCTACTACCGGAATCACGTATTTTTTATCTGCATAACCTGTGAGCATGCAAGTGCTCAGAAGCAGTACCAGTGCAGCAACAGGAATTGCAGACCGGTTGTTAAAATATGCAGACTCAAGGCTCAGGTCCACGCCGTTTACGAGCTTCGCGATAAGTGGGGTTAGCATCCCCATTGTGATGATAGTTGCCAGTAAGAGAAAAGTGACAACAGTCGCAAGCATGGTATTACTGTTTGTCAGGTTTGGTATTTTGTTTTTCATCTTGCGGGAAATTTTATGTGTACAACGTATTTATAGTTAGAGCTATTTTATCCGTTGTACTTTGATATATTAAACAAAGGTATTGCAAACGGAAATTGCAAAAAAGAGTTTTCAAAGAGGTTTGTTATTTGATAGAGATAATCATCACTGCTGTGTGGCTGATGCTTCCTGCTTACCTTCCAAATTCTATGGCTGCTGTTTTTGGTGGTGGCCGTCCTATAGATGGTGGCAGAACGATGTCTGATGGACGTCGCATGCTTGGAGATGGGAAAACCTGGCGCGGTCTTATTGCAGGTACAATATGCGGAATGTTACTGGGCCTGTTACAGATGTATTATCTTAGCAGAAGCAGCAGCATATTTGGTGTTGAACTGCCATCCTTCGGGGAAGGTATGGGTGCGCTGCTTGTGATATTCACCCTTTCATTCGGCTCGCTTCTGGGTGATATGTCCATGAGTTACTTCAAACGCAGGATGGGGTACAAGAGAGGTGCCGCCCTTCCAGGTGTTGACCAACTTGATTTTGTCATGGGTGCATGGCTACTGACATTGATTGCTTCACCTGCATGGTTTTTGGGTAATTTCACTTCCGGCATTGTCCTTACTTTGCTCATCATAACTCCTCTGTTACATTTTGTGACAAACGTTGTTGGTTATTTCATCGGGGTAAAAAATGAGCCCTGGTGATTAACAGAGTTTAACAATTATCAAACAAATAATCTATTTAGTAATTATTAGGAATTATTCAATTATCGGTGATTTTATGTCTCACGGGAATGGCAAACGTACATTAATTGATGCATTAAAGGCATGTGGTGCAGTCAAATTTGGTGACTTCACACTTGCTTCCGGAAAGAAGAGCAGCTATTATATTGATATTAAAAAGGCAAGCACTGATCCTAAAACCCTGAAAATTATAGCAAAGGAAGCAGGAAAGGTCATTAAGGATATGAATCTCGATGCTGTTGGCGGTGTTGTGCTTGGTGGCGTTCCACTTGCAACAGCGGTTTCAATGGAGACTGAGCTTCCTCTGATTCTTATTCGTAAGTCTGAGAAAGAATATGGTACTGGTGGACGCTTTGTTGGTGATTTCCAGGAAGGTTCAAAGATATTGCTTCTTGAAGATGTAACTACCAGTGGCGGTTCTGTAATGGACGCTATTGTGGCAATTCGTGAAGCAGGGGCTGTTGTTGACAGTGTAATCACTGTTGTTGACCGTGAGTCCGGGGCAGAGAAAAGCCTGAGTGATATAGGTGTGAAACTTGTCCCTCTTGTCAGGGCAAGTGATCTCATCTGATACTTCTATTTTTCTCATTTGAACATCCGAATAAAAGACAAGTTATTTATTTCAGGAATTAGAACTCTCTGGTATTCTAATTCCTACTTATAATCAAACAAAAATATCCTGAATCAATTGAATATCGATGTATTACATCTAACAATCTGATAAGATTTTTCTGATAAATTTTGATAAATGAGGTTTCATAAATGAATATACTAGTAGTTGGTGGCGGCGGAAGAGAGCATGCTATCGTGGCAGCGATTGAGCGTAGCAGGCAAGACCCGTCCATCTATGCAGTGATGTCAAAGAAGAACCCAGGCATTGCTGCTCTTTGTGAAGATTATCTTCTTGAGAAGGAGACTAACGTTGAGAAGGTGGTCGAGTATGCTGTTTCTAAGAACATCGAACTTGTTGTAGTTGGTCCGGAAGCACCTCTTTCAGTGGGTCTTGCAGATGCCCTTGAAGCAGAAGGCATCAGCGTTGCAAGTCCTAAACAGAAGGTTGCACAGCTTGAGTTCGATAAGGCATGGGCACGCAACTTCATGAGGAACAACAATATTGCAGGGTGTCCTGTTTTTGATGTTTTCACTGATAAGGATGCAATGGATGCTTTCATCGATGAGCTTGGAAATGTTGCTATCAAGCCTGCCGGTCTTACAGGTGGTAAGGGTGTCAAGGTAATGGGCGACCAGTTACCGAACCTAAAGGCTGCAAAAGAGTATGCTGCAAGTCTTCTTGATATGGGAAGTGTTGTTGTTGAGGAGAACCTCGTTGGTGAGGAGTTCACACTTCAGGCTTTTGTTGATGGAAAAAACCTTGCTTTCATGCCAACAGTCCAGGATCATAAGAGAGCATTTGAGAATGACCTCGGACCAAACACCGGCGGAATGGGTTCATACAACGCAGCAGGTGAAATTCTTCCGTTCCTGACCGCTGAAGATGTTGAGAATTCAAAACAGATAATGAAGGATACCATCAAGGCACTTTATAAGGAAACCGGACAGGAGTACAAGGGAACACTCTACGGTCAGTTCATGATTACAAATGACGGTCCAAAGGTTATTGAGTTCAATGCACGTTTCGGTGACCCTGAGGCAATGAACGTACTGCCTCTGCTTGAGTCTGATTATGTTGATGTGCTGGCTGCAATGGCAAGCGGCACACTTGATAAGGTTAATGTGAAGTTCAGCAGCAAGGCAACAGTATGTAAGTATGCTGTTCCTGCAGGTTATCCTGATGACCCTACAAAGGACAGGGAAGTAACTGTGGGTGACATTGGTGATGCAATTCTTTTCTATTCAAGTGTTTATGAGAAGGATGGAAGGGTTTACACCACAGGTTCAAGGGCTGTTGCTGTTGTAGGTGTTGCTGATTCAATTGAAAAGGCAGAAGAGATAGCCCAGAATGCTCTGGAGAATCTTACCGGTGATCTTCATTACAGGAATGATATTGGTAAGCAGTTCCTTATCCAGAGGCGTATTGACCACATGAATGAAATACGCGGGCAATAGTTTTATTAGTTATATAGTGAGGGTTTAAGTATGAAGCACCTGATTTCAATGGCAGACCTGACTCATGATGAGATCAATGAGTTACTCGATATGGCGGAGGACCTTAAGGAAAAACGCCTGAGAGGTAAGGTCACAGACCTGCTAAAGAATAAGAGTCTCGGCATGATTTTCGAAAAGTCATCTACACGTACCCGTGTGTCTTTTGAGGTTGCGATGTGTGACCTTGGAGGGCATGCTCTCTATCTTAACGCTAGGGATATGCAGCTTGGCAGAGGCGAGACTGTAGGCGATACTTCCGAGGTTCTTTCAAGATATCTTTATGCTATTATTGCAAGGGTCTATAGCCATGAGACGGTGAAACAACTGGCGGAAAATTCCTCAATTCCAGTTATTAATGCACTTTCGGATAAGGAACACCCATGCCAGATTCTTGCTGACCTCCTCACTATCCGCGAATACAAGAGTAAGATAGCCGGCCTGAAATATGCGTGGGTTGGTGACGGAAATAATGTTTGTAATTCTGCTATTATTGGCGGTGCCCTTATGGATATGGAAGTTGCGGTTGCATGTCCTCCCGGATATGAGCCGGATGAGGACATTGTTGAGCTTGCAAGGGAACTTGGCGGAAATATTACTATCACCAATGACCCGTCTGAAGCTGTAAAAGATGCAGATATCCTTTATGCTGATGTGTGGGTTTCTATGGGCGATGAGGAGGAGCGCGAGAAGCGCCTGAAAGACCTTGCACCATACCAGATAAATACTGAACTGGTGGAGCAGGCTAAACCTGATGTCATTGTTATGCACTGTCTCCCTGCACACCGCGGTGAAGAGATTAGCGCAGAGGTCATGGACGGTCCTCATTCAGTTGTCTTTGACCAGGCAGAGAACCGCCTGCACGCTCAGAAAGCTCTCCTTATGAAAATGATGGCATGATATTTTCAGTCCATTCATTTTTAATCATATTTTTTGAATTATATTTATCTCTGCTTTCATTATTTTTCATAATCATATACAAGGGGCACTCTTATATAGTATTGTCACACACGTAACGTGTATTATAAAGAAACAAGTGTGGGGTTACAATATGAAGAAAATATTAACACTATTAGCTGTGCTTATATCTCTTGTAGGAATGGCATCAGCGGCAACGACTGTGGAACTAGACGAAACAGATTTTGGATGTACTGAAGCACAATTTGATGTTACAGTAACTGAATATACGACATATGTTGAATGGATGGTAGAGATTGATCCTTCAATTGCACCAATAAGTTCAGCAACAGGTGTTCAACTTGCAATTTCCGATCAGACAGCTCCTGTATTTATTCTTGGTGTAATGCCTGGT from Methanolobus tindarius DSM 2278 harbors:
- a CDS encoding type II/IV secretion system ATPase subunit — its product is MVLKKRKTTCIANSDLNNSSDMIEDSTDYPQMQMILPEEEMILAGIVPAKDLEKRKTNDMISKLTSRFNLLTGKKSEKDELCPYRLKVSRSSRNITIDCSECEHESSLQNEHCRMNIFQILRKEPAVERLTLANLYERDYESGALDAIYLMAGLQDKLIPYRNSRFTTESCDNSSLCKKEHTMIMDSIISTAGTDPLKTCYTIEKLAEYSESKDSCFDIRNECSLCRQRFLSTLLEMKAISERITCNAGTVSEKSINLHTITDRTGDEGYAIDYESHLRSYVRPPFSTSRIYTEPPDNTLFLECYDICYQDERNLPVNIYQLTDRPEKMYIINPVEYSLEEKELKLIERIRKKMISHRPADLQFADSGSSREYFHRLSKQFLLDEKDAEEIISDPAKIKLCCDLLTKYTTGLGILEDLLSDERVTDVYVNAPADQNPVHVVLDGEECISNIYLSQDDMESMVSRLRSISGRPFGEATPVLEMFLREYGVRVSVIGDPLSAKGIAYAFRKHAKDPWTLPKLINKGSISPLAAGLLSFIMDGQASVLVAGGVGAGKTSLMCALLLEMPQKYRMITIEDTPEIPIEELQEMGWKVQGLNSQSAIMKYGVEIEPSVALRASLRLGSSSLVMGEVRGPEVAVLYEAMQVGAAGNSVIGTIHGSSTDAVYERIVNTLEVPPASFKATDAVIVCANTRMSGSMTMKRRLMQIAEVNDKWDDNSGKVFSDILSYDASTDKLLPSDLMDRGQSVLIGKIADKWGISMDEAALNIRMRAMIKGKIAESGLEQPHLLEARNVAIANNMFWMLMDREVAEPDGINYQRVYDRWFEWFSSFSGKKDETKEKPGGSDTDDTGSMKWEDSKTQDKLTALSFDELILDGSCDLITNEDYFTEGGQTVQ
- the xseA gene encoding exodeoxyribonuclease VII large subunit, yielding MGIYTVSQLNEHIKKVLTSDPQLSQVWVRGEISNLTKHSSGHHYFTLKDGNAQISCVSFRMTNRTLKFEPESSMKVLVFGTVDVYTVRGQYQLRVLDMRPDGIGELYKAYEQLRNRLQEEGLFDVVHKKKIPQYPSKIGVITSPTGAAIHDILHVLRRRFPVDILLSPAIVQGENSAESIVKALEYLNRTDVDMIILGRGGGSLEDLWSFNEEVVARAIFESGIPVISAVGHETDYTISDFVADVRAPTPSAAAEIAVPEKTDLNKHVESMILRMQQAAIHLIADKRHHVGYLYSRIEPERFVEILRRDMQRVDELSSRIEMAFGRAMESRHASLSGLAGRLNAVSPLNTLERGYSIALKSENHAVIRSVGDVKTDDSVDVRLMDGTLECKVMGTRSEKGNNCNGANRNGNG
- a CDS encoding exodeoxyribonuclease VII small subunit — protein: MARTRKSSEENTDVGKRQMSDLMSNSADSEKLGFEESLEELESLVEKLERGQMTLDESLGLFERGMKLARICNQKLSKAERKIEILIEENGNLKTETFIEE
- a CDS encoding methyltransferase domain-containing protein; this translates as MKKGFDGEKYEKFSAPQQEWGSKVMNELGLKGGEHILDLGCGNGLLSSKLAEKVPNGKVIGIDSSSSMLEQAEKHKTGNLEFLLCDITDLGFENEFDVVFSNAALHWVKDHSLALGHIYQSMKNSAIMRAQFAGEGNCLNLASILQDAMSSPEFKDDFSLFKWPWYMPGVEEYEHLLAESGFEDIRVWMENADRNFPDEESYVGWIDHPGLVPFISHLPEDRAALFRDHVVREAKKIAVQEDGTYFEYFRRLNVYAVKK
- the ccsA gene encoding cytochrome c biogenesis protein CcsA, with amino-acid sequence MNFGMILIWISFICGLGATFTSIKYYTSSDHKSGLLTKKLEMLCTLAITLSSIMLIIHLLGVNASYEYVYNHSSTDLSWFYRISAFWAGQQGSLLLWAWAILAMLMFVRYTGHTKEFAESKLMDITTMVTMAIVSVFLILLVIDNPFSAFRILPSGSIEPTNWNPFVTLYDVQYGQGMNPLLRNPWMAIHPPMLFLGYAAFTIPFVAAVANLITKDSRWTLISRDWMRIAWLFLTLGIGLGGFWAYEVLGWGAWYWTWDPVETSSLIPWITATAYLHAQSRSRYGEYGFLAPLLAIASFILVIFATFVTRSGIWASVHSWQDFTTEGLIIAIFLVILTGSSVILLGKRYLEEN
- a CDS encoding cytochrome c-type biogenesis CcmF C-terminal domain-containing protein encodes the protein MKNKIPNLTNSNTMLATVVTFLLLATIITMGMLTPLIAKLVNGVDLSLESAYFNNRSAIPVAALVLLLSTCMLTGYADKKYVIPVVAGSALLSIIFAVISPFGNTPIDISLPILIVALLATFYRIYNMIMSRKNAATKEMIRKISAHVIHIGILMILLGIVLSSNMKMEGSAILSSDSNEIISFGGQHYQLKMNSMNSYYSGEAFRSYPASSYTTEVIFDIYKDGSYFKSGKVNYITDFKWGQTYTTTYINRGLTEELFIAPRAIDESAGEIDLYMRTVPFINCLWGGIYLMVIGIAVLLFTDRGKKEKMSHSTSTASEKIRPDTADNEDKYDRMLQQEIKKRKTKRMKDKR
- a CDS encoding CDP-2,3-bis-(O-geranylgeranyl)-sn-glycerol synthase produces the protein MIEIIITAVWLMLPAYLPNSMAAVFGGGRPIDGGRTMSDGRRMLGDGKTWRGLIAGTICGMLLGLLQMYYLSRSSSIFGVELPSFGEGMGALLVIFTLSFGSLLGDMSMSYFKRRMGYKRGAALPGVDQLDFVMGAWLLTLIASPAWFLGNFTSGIVLTLLIITPLLHFVTNVVGYFIGVKNEPW
- the pyrE gene encoding orotate phosphoribosyltransferase gives rise to the protein MSHGNGKRTLIDALKACGAVKFGDFTLASGKKSSYYIDIKKASTDPKTLKIIAKEAGKVIKDMNLDAVGGVVLGGVPLATAVSMETELPLILIRKSEKEYGTGGRFVGDFQEGSKILLLEDVTTSGGSVMDAIVAIREAGAVVDSVITVVDRESGAEKSLSDIGVKLVPLVRASDLI
- the purD gene encoding phosphoribosylamine--glycine ligase, with protein sequence MNILVVGGGGREHAIVAAIERSRQDPSIYAVMSKKNPGIAALCEDYLLEKETNVEKVVEYAVSKNIELVVVGPEAPLSVGLADALEAEGISVASPKQKVAQLEFDKAWARNFMRNNNIAGCPVFDVFTDKDAMDAFIDELGNVAIKPAGLTGGKGVKVMGDQLPNLKAAKEYAASLLDMGSVVVEENLVGEEFTLQAFVDGKNLAFMPTVQDHKRAFENDLGPNTGGMGSYNAAGEILPFLTAEDVENSKQIMKDTIKALYKETGQEYKGTLYGQFMITNDGPKVIEFNARFGDPEAMNVLPLLESDYVDVLAAMASGTLDKVNVKFSSKATVCKYAVPAGYPDDPTKDREVTVGDIGDAILFYSSVYEKDGRVYTTGSRAVAVVGVADSIEKAEEIAQNALENLTGDLHYRNDIGKQFLIQRRIDHMNEIRGQ
- the argF gene encoding ornithine carbamoyltransferase, whose translation is MKHLISMADLTHDEINELLDMAEDLKEKRLRGKVTDLLKNKSLGMIFEKSSTRTRVSFEVAMCDLGGHALYLNARDMQLGRGETVGDTSEVLSRYLYAIIARVYSHETVKQLAENSSIPVINALSDKEHPCQILADLLTIREYKSKIAGLKYAWVGDGNNVCNSAIIGGALMDMEVAVACPPGYEPDEDIVELARELGGNITITNDPSEAVKDADILYADVWVSMGDEEEREKRLKDLAPYQINTELVEQAKPDVIVMHCLPAHRGEEISAEVMDGPHSVVFDQAENRLHAQKALLMKMMA